One Dama dama isolate Ldn47 chromosome 18, ASM3311817v1, whole genome shotgun sequence DNA window includes the following coding sequences:
- the LOC133072962 gene encoding histone H2B type 2-K1, with product MSAEHGQLQQPGGRRGRSPGDKKSRRRSRRKETYSMYIYKVLKQVHPDIGISSKAMSIMNSFVNDLFERLAGEAARLAQYSGRTTLTSREVQTAVRLLLPGELAKHAVSEGTKAVTKYTSSK from the exons ATGAGCGCTGAGCACGGACAGCTGCAGCAGCCTGGGGGCCGGCGAGGCCGGAGTCCTGGGGACAAGAAGTCCAGAAGGCGCAGCCGGCGCAAAGAAACCTACTCGATGTACATCTACAAGGTGCTCAAGCAG GTGCACCCCGACATCGGCATCTCCTCCAAGGCCATGAGCATCATGAACTCGTTCGTGAACGATCTGTTTGAGCGGCTGGCCGGTGAGGCCGCCCGGCTGGCCCAGTACTCGGGCCGAACCACACTGACGTCCCGGGAGGTCCAGACGGCTGTGCGTCTGCTGCTGCCTGGAGAGCTGGCCAAGCATGCTGTGTCCGAGGGCACCAAGGCCGTGACCAAGTACACCAGCTCCAAGTGA
- the ABCF2 gene encoding ATP-binding cassette sub-family F member 2 encodes MPSDLAKKKAAKKKEAAKARQRPRKGHEENGDAITEPQVAEERNEEANGRETTEVDLLTKELEDFEMKKAAARAVTGVLASHPNSTDAHIINLSLTFHGQELLSDTKLELNSGRRYGLIGLNGIGKSMLLSAIGKREVPIPEHIDIYHLTREMPPSDKTPLQCVMEVDTERAMLEREAERLAHEDAECEKLLELYERLEELDADKAEMRASRILHGLGFTPAMQRKKLKDFSGGWRMRVALARALFIRPFMLLLDEPTNHLDLDACVWLEEELKTFKRILVLVSHSQDFLNGVCTNIIHMHNKKLKYYTGNYDQYVKTRLELEENQMKRFHWEQDQIAHMKNYIARFGHGSAKLARQAQSKEKTLQKMMASGLTERVVSDKTLSFYFPPCGKIPPPVIMVQNVSFKYTKDGPCIYNNLEFGIDLDTRVALVGPNGAGKSTLLKLLTGELLPTDGMIRKHSHVKIGRYHQHLQEQLDLDLSPLEYMMKCYPEIKEKEEMRKIIGRYGLTGKQQVSPIRNLSDGQKCRVCLAWLAWQNPHMLFLDEPTNHLDIETIDALADAINDFEGGMMLVSHDFRLIQQVAQEIWVCEKQTITKWPGDILAYKEHLKSKLVGEEPQPTRRTHNV; translated from the exons ATGCCCTCCGACCTGGCTAAGAAGAAGGCAGCCAAAAAGAAGGAAGCTGCCAAAGCCCGACAGCGGCCCAGAAAAGGACATGAAGAAAACGGAGATGCCATCACAGAGCCACAGGTGGCAGAGGAGAGAAATGAGGAGGCCAATGGCCGAGAGACCACAG AAGTGGATTTGCTGACCAAGGAGCTGGAGGACTTCGAAATGAAGAAAGCTGCTGCTCGAGCTGTCACTGGCGTCCTCGCCTCTCACCCCAATAGTACCGATGCCCACATCATAAACCTCTCCCTCACCTTCCATGGTCAAGAGCTGCTCAGTGACACCAAACTGGAATTAAACTCAGGCCGTCGCTATGGCCTTATCGGCTTGAATGGAATTG GAAAGTCCATGCTGCTCTCTGCTATTGGGAAACGCGAAGTGCCCATCCCCGAGCACATTGACATCTACCATCTGACTCGCGAGATGCCCCCTAGTGACAAGACGCCCCTGCAGTGTGTGATGGAAGTGGACACGGAGCGGGCCATGCTGGAGAGGGAGGCTGAGCGGCTGGCTCACGAGGACG CGGAGTGTGAGAAGCTCTTAGAGCTCTACGAGCGGCTGGAGGAGCTGGATGCTGACAAGGCGGAGATGAGAGCCTCGCGGATCTTGCATGGACTGGGTTTCACGCCTGCCATGCAACGCAAGAAGCTCAAAGACTTCAGCGGGGGCTGGAGGATGCGGGTTGCCCTCGCCAG AGCCCTCTTCATTcgacccttcatgctgctcctggaCGAGCCCACCAACCACCTGGACCTCGATGCTTGTGTGTGgttggaagaagagctaaagac TTTTAAGCGCATCTTGGTCCTCGTCTCCCATTCCCAGGACTTCCTGAATGGTGTCTGTACCAACATCATTCACATGCACAACAAGAAGCTGAAGTATTATACG GGTAATTACGATCAGTATGTGAAGACGCGGCTGGAGCTGGAAGAGAACCAAATGAAGAGGTTTCACTGGGAGCAGGATCAGATTGCACACATGAAG AACTACATTGCTAGGTTCGGTCATGGCAGCGCCAAGCTGGCCCGGCAGGCCCAGAGCAAGGAGAAGACGCTACAGAAAATGATGGCGTCCGGACTGACAGAGAGGGTTGTGAGCGACAAG ACGCTGTCATTTTATTTCCCACCATGTGGCAAGATCCCTCCACCTGTTATTATGGTTCAGAATGTCAGCTTCAAGTATACAAAAGATGGG CCTTGTATCTACAACAATCTAGAGTTCGGTATCGATCTCGACACCCGAGTGGCTCTGGTGGGGCCCAATGGAGCAGGGAAGTCAACTCTTCTGAAGCTGCTAACCGGAGAG cTACTGCCCACAGACGGAATGATCCGAAAACACTCTCATGTCAAGATAGGGCGTTACCATCAG catTTACAAGAGCAGCTAGACTTAGACCTCTCGCCTTTGGAGTACATGATGAAATGCTACCCCGAGATcaaggagaaggaggaaatgCGGAAGATCATTGGGCGATATGGTCTCACTGGGAAACAGCAG GTGAGCCCAATCCGGAACTTGTCTGATGGGCAGAAGTGCCGAGTGTGTCTGGCCTGGCTGGCCTGGCAGAACCCCCACATGCTCTTCCTGGATGAGCCCACCAACCACCTGGACATTGAGACCATTGACGCCCTGGCAGATGCCATCAATGACTTTGAGGGTGGTATGATGCTGGTCAGCCATGACTTCAGACTCATCCAGCAG GTTGCACAGGAAATCTGGGTCTGTGAGAAGCAGACAATCACCAAGTGGCCTGGAGACATCCTCGCCTACAAGGAGCACCTCAAGTCCAAGCTGGTGGGCGAGGAGCCCCAGCCCACCAGGCGGACCCACAATGTGTGA